One window of Arvicola amphibius chromosome 6, mArvAmp1.2, whole genome shotgun sequence genomic DNA carries:
- the Rcc2 gene encoding protein RCC2 isoform X2: MPRKKGAAWEEPSSGNGTARAGPRRRGGPAGRKRERPERCSSSSGGGSSGDEDGPELDGAPGGGKRAARPAAAGKAGGAAAVITEPEHTKERVKLEGSKCKGQLLIFGATNWDLIGRKEVPKQQAAYRNLGQNLWGPHRYGCLSGVRVRTVVSGSCAAHSLLITTEGKLWSWGRNEKGQLGHGDTKRVEAPRLIEALSHEAIVLAACGRNHTLALTDTGSVFAFGENKMGQLGLGNQTDAVPSPAQIMYNGQPITKMACGAEFSMLMDCKGNLYSFGCPEYGQLGHNSDGKFIARAQRIEYDCELVPRRVAIFIEKTKDGQILPVPNVVVRDVACGANHTLVLDSQKRVFSWGFGGYGRLGHAEQKDEMVPRLVKLFDFPGRGATQIYAGYTCSFAVSEVGGLFFWGATNTSRESTMYPKAVQDLCGWRIRSLACGKSSIIVAADESTISWGPSPTFGELGYGDHKPKSSTAAQEVKTLDGIFSEQVAMGYSHSLVIARDESEAEREKLKRLPEYTPRTL; the protein is encoded by the exons ATGCCCAGGAAGAAGGGGGCGGCCTGGGAGGAGCCGAGTTCGGGCAACGGCACTGCGCGCGCGGGGCCTCGGAGGCGCGGCGGCCCCGCAGGCAGGAAGCGCGAGCGGCCCGAGCGCTGCAGCAGtagcagcggcggcggcagcagcggcgACGAGGACGGCCCGGAGCTGGACGGGGCCCCCGGCGGCGGCAAGCGCGCGGCCAGGCCGGCGGCGGCGGGCAAAGCGGGCGGCGCGGCCGCGGTTATCACCGAGCCCGAGCACACGAAGGAGCGCGTC aaACTCGAAGGGTCTAAATGCAAAGGGCAGCTTTTGATTTTTGGGGCAACAAACTGGGACTTGATTGGACGGAAGGAAGTGCCTAAGCAGCAAG CTGCTTATCGCAACCTTGGTCAGAATTTGTGGGGGCCCCATAGGTATGGGTGCCTGTCAGGAGTCCGGGTGCGGACCGTGGTTTCGGGTTCATGTGCTGCCCATAGCCTCCTCATCACCACAGAAGGGAAGCTGTGGAGCTGGG GTCGGAATGAAAAGGGGCAGCTGGGCCATGGCGATACCAAGAGGGTTGAAGCCCCTAGACTCATCGAGGCACTCAGTCATGAGGCAATCGTGCTGGCAGCATGTGGGCGCAACCACACCCTGGCGCTGACAG acaCTGGCTCCGTGTTTGCCTTTGGAGAGAATAAGATGGGACAACTGGGCCTTGGGAACCAGACAGATGCTGTCCCGAGCCCTGCTCAG atcatGTACAATGGGCAGCCAATTACCAAGATGGCCTGCGGGGCTGAATTCAGCATGCTGATGGACTGTAAAGGCAACCTCTATTCCTTTGGGTGCCCTGAATATGGCCAGCTGG GACACAACTCAGACGGGAAGTTCATCGCCCGGGCACAGCGGATAGAGTATGACTGTGAGCTGGTACCCCGGCGGGTGGCCATCTTCATTGAGAAGACCAAGGATGGGCAGATCTTGCCTGTCCCAAATGTGGTAGTTCGAGATGTAGCCTGTGGTGCTAATCACACa CTGGTCCTGGACTCACAGAAGCGAGTCTTCTCCTGGGGTTTTGGTGGCTACGGCCGACTGGGCCATGCAGAGCAGAAGGATGAGATGGTGCCTCGCCTGGTGAAGCTGTTTGACTTTCCAGGGCGTGGTGCGACCCAGATCTACGCTGGCTATACCTGCTCCTTTGCCGTCAGTGAAGTGG GTGGCCTGTTTTTCTGGGGGGCCACCAATACATCCCGTGAGTCTACTATGTACCCGAAAGCAGTGCAGGACCTCTGTGGCTGGCGGATCCGGAGCCTCGCATGTGG GAAGAGCAGCATCATTGTGGCAGCCGATGAGAGCACCATCAGTTGGGGTCCGTCGCCGACCTTCGGGGAACTG ggaTATGGGGACCACAAGCCCAAATCTTCTACTGCAGCTCAGGAGGTGAAGACCCTGGATGGCATCTTCTCAGAACAG GTGGCCATGGGCTATTCACACTCCTTGGTGATAGCACGAGACGAGAGTGAGGCTGAGAGAGAGAAGCTCAAGCGGCTGCCCGAGTACACCCCACGCACCCTCTGA
- the Rcc2 gene encoding protein RCC2 isoform X1 gives MGLGKCFSWQVGFFKLLNPACPGNTFLDPGMDVSGEWAGALVPAGERRSRRPVFSTAPPPFSHHSNQPATMPRKKGAAWEEPSSGNGTARAGPRRRGGPAGRKRERPERCSSSSGGGSSGDEDGPELDGAPGGGKRAARPAAAGKAGGAAAVITEPEHTKERVKLEGSKCKGQLLIFGATNWDLIGRKEVPKQQAAYRNLGQNLWGPHRYGCLSGVRVRTVVSGSCAAHSLLITTEGKLWSWGRNEKGQLGHGDTKRVEAPRLIEALSHEAIVLAACGRNHTLALTDTGSVFAFGENKMGQLGLGNQTDAVPSPAQIMYNGQPITKMACGAEFSMLMDCKGNLYSFGCPEYGQLGHNSDGKFIARAQRIEYDCELVPRRVAIFIEKTKDGQILPVPNVVVRDVACGANHTLVLDSQKRVFSWGFGGYGRLGHAEQKDEMVPRLVKLFDFPGRGATQIYAGYTCSFAVSEVGGLFFWGATNTSRESTMYPKAVQDLCGWRIRSLACGKSSIIVAADESTISWGPSPTFGELGYGDHKPKSSTAAQEVKTLDGIFSEQVAMGYSHSLVIARDESEAEREKLKRLPEYTPRTL, from the exons ATGGGGCTGGGAAAATGCTTTTCCTGGCAGGTCGGATTCTTTAAATTGCTCAACCCAGCTTGCCCAGGAAACACCTTCCTTGATCCTGGAATGGA TGTATCTGGTGAGTGGGCTGGAGCCCTCGTCCCGGCCGGGGAGAGAAGAAGCCGTCGACCCGTCTTTTCAAccgctccccctcccttttctcatCACTCCAACCAG CCCGCGACCATGCCCAGGAAGAAGGGGGCGGCCTGGGAGGAGCCGAGTTCGGGCAACGGCACTGCGCGCGCGGGGCCTCGGAGGCGCGGCGGCCCCGCAGGCAGGAAGCGCGAGCGGCCCGAGCGCTGCAGCAGtagcagcggcggcggcagcagcggcgACGAGGACGGCCCGGAGCTGGACGGGGCCCCCGGCGGCGGCAAGCGCGCGGCCAGGCCGGCGGCGGCGGGCAAAGCGGGCGGCGCGGCCGCGGTTATCACCGAGCCCGAGCACACGAAGGAGCGCGTC aaACTCGAAGGGTCTAAATGCAAAGGGCAGCTTTTGATTTTTGGGGCAACAAACTGGGACTTGATTGGACGGAAGGAAGTGCCTAAGCAGCAAG CTGCTTATCGCAACCTTGGTCAGAATTTGTGGGGGCCCCATAGGTATGGGTGCCTGTCAGGAGTCCGGGTGCGGACCGTGGTTTCGGGTTCATGTGCTGCCCATAGCCTCCTCATCACCACAGAAGGGAAGCTGTGGAGCTGGG GTCGGAATGAAAAGGGGCAGCTGGGCCATGGCGATACCAAGAGGGTTGAAGCCCCTAGACTCATCGAGGCACTCAGTCATGAGGCAATCGTGCTGGCAGCATGTGGGCGCAACCACACCCTGGCGCTGACAG acaCTGGCTCCGTGTTTGCCTTTGGAGAGAATAAGATGGGACAACTGGGCCTTGGGAACCAGACAGATGCTGTCCCGAGCCCTGCTCAG atcatGTACAATGGGCAGCCAATTACCAAGATGGCCTGCGGGGCTGAATTCAGCATGCTGATGGACTGTAAAGGCAACCTCTATTCCTTTGGGTGCCCTGAATATGGCCAGCTGG GACACAACTCAGACGGGAAGTTCATCGCCCGGGCACAGCGGATAGAGTATGACTGTGAGCTGGTACCCCGGCGGGTGGCCATCTTCATTGAGAAGACCAAGGATGGGCAGATCTTGCCTGTCCCAAATGTGGTAGTTCGAGATGTAGCCTGTGGTGCTAATCACACa CTGGTCCTGGACTCACAGAAGCGAGTCTTCTCCTGGGGTTTTGGTGGCTACGGCCGACTGGGCCATGCAGAGCAGAAGGATGAGATGGTGCCTCGCCTGGTGAAGCTGTTTGACTTTCCAGGGCGTGGTGCGACCCAGATCTACGCTGGCTATACCTGCTCCTTTGCCGTCAGTGAAGTGG GTGGCCTGTTTTTCTGGGGGGCCACCAATACATCCCGTGAGTCTACTATGTACCCGAAAGCAGTGCAGGACCTCTGTGGCTGGCGGATCCGGAGCCTCGCATGTGG GAAGAGCAGCATCATTGTGGCAGCCGATGAGAGCACCATCAGTTGGGGTCCGTCGCCGACCTTCGGGGAACTG ggaTATGGGGACCACAAGCCCAAATCTTCTACTGCAGCTCAGGAGGTGAAGACCCTGGATGGCATCTTCTCAGAACAG GTGGCCATGGGCTATTCACACTCCTTGGTGATAGCACGAGACGAGAGTGAGGCTGAGAGAGAGAAGCTCAAGCGGCTGCCCGAGTACACCCCACGCACCCTCTGA